The following are encoded together in the Pectobacterium wasabiae CFBP 3304 genome:
- a CDS encoding YlcI/YnfO family protein: MATGTKNEKSQKVQARAPHEVVDAMEEVKEPGESTGQFIVMAMQGEIKRRQRKKAKDTSNEGEL; this comes from the coding sequence ATGGCAACTGGTACAAAGAATGAAAAATCCCAAAAGGTGCAGGCCCGCGCACCACATGAAGTAGTTGATGCGATGGAAGAAGTGAAAGAACCAGGGGAAAGCACTGGACAATTTATCGTTATGGCAATGCAGGGAGAAATCAAACGCCGCCAGCGCAAGAAAGCCAAAGATACAAGCAATGAGGGCGAATTATGA
- a CDS encoding Fic family protein gives MPQFTHFDLVLLNPSFDSPLVDVLTELEVLRHLRLETEVHPLLFAQLKDVFHMLESLGSARIEGNHTTLADYVESKVDGTTSSSDQLKEIGNIENAMGYIDECLKSGDSITEYFVRELHAIAVAGLEREGDRTPGAYREHGVSIAQSEHLPPDFIHVAGYMQELTEFINRQDRPKYDLMKIALAHHRFGWIHPFGNGNGRTVRLLTYALLIKYGFNVQAGGRVLNPTAVFCNNREQYYAMLAEADTGTEQGLENWCLYVLAGISSELKKVDQLTNRNFLNSKILYPAIDFSQGRGLINEVETQMLKRTVGMGTVRAGDLRETLSGMKPAQITYQIGKLVDRGLLQPVEAGARTYTAKFSNSYLIRGVINSLKQEGFIPEL, from the coding sequence ATGCCACAATTTACACACTTTGATCTCGTGCTGCTCAATCCAAGCTTTGATTCTCCCTTAGTTGATGTCTTGACAGAGCTTGAGGTGTTACGACACCTACGGCTTGAAACGGAGGTTCATCCCTTGTTATTTGCTCAACTCAAAGATGTTTTCCATATGCTGGAAAGTTTGGGTTCAGCACGTATTGAAGGAAACCATACAACACTGGCTGACTACGTTGAAAGTAAGGTCGACGGCACGACATCATCCAGTGACCAGCTCAAAGAAATTGGTAACATCGAGAACGCAATGGGGTACATTGATGAGTGCCTGAAATCAGGGGATAGCATTACTGAGTATTTTGTCCGCGAGTTACATGCTATCGCTGTGGCTGGACTTGAGCGGGAAGGGGATCGAACGCCTGGTGCATATAGGGAACATGGTGTAAGTATTGCGCAATCAGAGCATTTACCGCCAGATTTTATTCATGTTGCTGGGTATATGCAGGAGTTGACTGAATTTATCAATCGACAGGATCGTCCCAAATACGACCTGATGAAGATAGCTCTTGCACATCATCGTTTTGGCTGGATTCACCCATTTGGCAATGGGAACGGCAGAACCGTACGACTTTTGACCTATGCACTACTGATTAAGTATGGCTTCAATGTTCAGGCTGGTGGCCGAGTGCTGAATCCTACCGCGGTGTTTTGCAATAATAGAGAGCAGTATTATGCGATGCTTGCAGAAGCGGATACAGGTACGGAGCAAGGTTTAGAAAATTGGTGTCTATATGTATTGGCGGGAATTTCATCTGAATTGAAGAAGGTTGACCAACTGACGAATCGTAATTTCTTGAATTCAAAAATCCTATATCCTGCTATCGATTTCTCGCAAGGTAGAGGACTTATCAATGAAGTTGAGACACAAATGTTAAAACGTACCGTCGGTATGGGAACTGTCAGAGCTGGTGATTTAAGAGAAACATTATCAGGTATGAAACCTGCTCAGATCACTTATCAAATCGGCAAGCTAGTTGATCGCGGACTTCTTCAACCTGTTGAGGCTGGGGCTCGAACGTATACAGCTAAATTCTCAAACTCTTATCTTATTCGTGGAGTGATAAATTCTCTAAAGCAAGAGGGATTCATACCTGAATTGTGA
- a CDS encoding DUF4222 domain-containing protein: MRQPQPNDLYQDKNGQCVTVRATAFNRVTFVRDGYSAECVYPDNRFLAEFVFMEGAKHDQPSNV, translated from the coding sequence ATGCGCCAACCTCAACCAAATGATCTCTATCAGGACAAGAACGGCCAATGCGTCACTGTCAGAGCGACTGCCTTTAACCGCGTAACGTTTGTGCGTGATGGCTATTCAGCGGAGTGTGTTTATCCCGATAACCGCTTTCTTGCCGAGTTTGTTTTTATGGAAGGGGCCAAACATGATCAGCCAAGTAACGTTTAA
- a CDS encoding host cell division inhibitor Icd-like protein, which produces MAMPKCTQTHPKFTWRFLALNRHDKKAKPCRLSVEAATEREARLILAPHFILSFAARLPLVDMVEIVMPTCVVETETQEVRHV; this is translated from the coding sequence ATGGCTATGCCGAAGTGTACCCAAACTCACCCTAAATTTACATGGCGCTTTCTTGCTCTTAACCGCCACGACAAGAAGGCCAAGCCTTGTCGCCTGTCTGTTGAGGCTGCAACTGAACGTGAAGCCCGCCTTATTCTGGCCCCTCACTTCATCCTCTCTTTTGCTGCACGCCTTCCATTGGTGGATATGGTGGAAATCGTCATGCCTACCTGTGTTGTTGAAACCGAAACGCAGGAGGTGCGCCATGTTTGA
- a CDS encoding DNA primase family protein, which produces MTAETKARETISDALFSCLYRWVNGHIVDRADTAIAAIRHPDDATSYGMLAKELNRLVDSSQTTYEWLCDEGLIATDPKKQREARMVLVAGIIGKEDVKAQLCDDERINRVFPLPLPKKKTQDIGVTDLSRMGASQRGEVLRAHYGGDLAVHGDSDTVHHYNGVIWEPVADKDLQREMAQIFIEEEIAYSQNAIKSAVETMKLSLPVMGATARNLIGFSNGVFDTRTGQFRDHSQEDWLLIASELPFSAPAEGETLATHAPSFWKWLSRSVGNNKRKADRVLSALFMVLANRYDWQLFLEVTGPGGSGKSVFAEICTMLAGKANTVSASMKALEDPRDRALVVGYSLIIMPDMTRYAGDGAGIKAITGGDKVSIDPKHKAPYSTRIPAVVLAVNNNAMTFSDRSGGISRRRVIFNFSEVVPENERDPMLPEKIEGELAVIMRHLLSRFPSNDGDEAKRLLHEQQKSEEALAIKREGDSLVDFCGYLMALVECEGMIVGNAEMVPFSPRRYLYHSYLSYMSAHGLGRPVSLTRFGTDMPGAMAEYGKEYKRKQCTKGADKGRTISNVLLAEAAEGWLPAAIGVTEGEGKTK; this is translated from the coding sequence ATGACGGCAGAGACAAAAGCACGGGAAACCATATCTGATGCGCTATTTTCCTGTCTGTATCGTTGGGTGAATGGTCATATCGTTGATCGGGCTGATACGGCCATAGCAGCTATACGCCACCCGGACGATGCAACCAGTTACGGAATGCTGGCTAAGGAGCTGAACCGGCTAGTGGATTCCAGCCAAACCACCTATGAGTGGCTATGTGATGAGGGACTGATAGCGACTGATCCAAAGAAACAGCGTGAAGCCCGTATGGTGCTGGTAGCAGGCATCATCGGTAAGGAGGACGTGAAAGCCCAGCTTTGTGACGATGAGCGGATTAATCGCGTGTTCCCGTTACCCCTACCAAAGAAGAAGACTCAGGATATAGGAGTAACTGACCTTTCCCGCATGGGAGCCAGCCAGCGCGGTGAAGTGTTACGGGCGCATTATGGTGGTGATTTAGCGGTTCATGGTGATTCTGACACCGTTCACCACTACAACGGCGTGATATGGGAGCCAGTGGCCGATAAGGATTTACAGCGGGAAATGGCCCAAATTTTTATCGAGGAGGAGATTGCCTACTCGCAGAACGCCATTAAATCCGCTGTGGAAACCATGAAGCTGAGTTTGCCTGTCATGGGGGCGACTGCCCGTAATCTTATCGGGTTCAGTAATGGAGTATTTGATACCCGTACCGGGCAATTCCGTGACCATAGTCAGGAAGATTGGTTACTGATAGCCAGTGAATTGCCATTCAGCGCCCCGGCAGAGGGGGAAACGCTGGCGACCCATGCGCCCAGCTTCTGGAAGTGGTTGAGCCGTTCCGTTGGCAACAATAAACGGAAAGCGGATCGTGTTCTGTCAGCGTTGTTTATGGTGCTGGCTAACCGCTATGACTGGCAGTTGTTCCTTGAAGTTACGGGACCAGGGGGAAGCGGTAAAAGCGTTTTTGCGGAAATCTGCACCATGCTGGCGGGTAAAGCCAATACCGTATCGGCCAGTATGAAGGCACTGGAAGACCCGCGAGATCGTGCGTTGGTGGTTGGCTATTCACTCATCATCATGCCGGATATGACCCGCTACGCTGGCGACGGCGCAGGGATTAAGGCGATAACGGGCGGGGATAAGGTATCCATCGACCCCAAACACAAAGCGCCTTACTCAACACGTATTCCTGCGGTGGTGCTGGCCGTGAACAACAACGCCATGACGTTCAGTGACCGAAGCGGCGGCATATCCCGGCGACGGGTAATTTTTAACTTCTCCGAAGTGGTGCCGGAAAACGAACGTGATCCAATGCTACCGGAAAAGATTGAAGGTGAACTGGCCGTCATCATGCGTCACCTGTTAAGCCGCTTTCCCAGCAATGACGGGGACGAGGCAAAACGTTTGTTGCATGAACAGCAGAAATCCGAAGAGGCGCTGGCTATCAAGCGTGAAGGGGATTCGCTGGTGGACTTCTGCGGCTATCTGATGGCGTTGGTAGAATGCGAGGGCATGATTGTGGGGAATGCCGAAATGGTTCCGTTTAGCCCACGGCGCTATTTGTATCACTCTTATCTTTCATATATGTCCGCACATGGCCTTGGCAGGCCCGTCTCGTTAACCCGGTTCGGTACGGATATGCCGGGGGCAATGGCGGAGTATGGGAAAGAGTACAAGCGCAAACAATGTACCAAAGGGGCGGATAAGGGACGGACGATATCAAATGTTCTGTTGGCTGAAGCTGCTGAGGGGTGGCTACCTGCGGCAATAGGCGTAACCGAAGGTGAAGGAAAAACTAAATAA
- a CDS encoding class I SAM-dependent methyltransferase: MNKAQSLGTPMTDEQYAEHWGIESEKHNRLSDYSWMAGFIPDNAMILDVGCGNGLGCIAMLKKGCSIVAIEANEFLAQQAIDNVRNAGFSTKLINLDGNSPQEIESEINFHILVGSLFSEDSDNVAKSFSFDYVTNWLFGASPYRAAEEMKQKVEELDVAYASQYRERATVACQKLSKLSQNKDCKLNYTLRSYYEKGTPKEIVISTFAEEQNTTVFNSNIVNSENVRIRKNEAINLPNSSQMKYISSAPGVSVPRHIKPIIISVVV, from the coding sequence ATGAATAAAGCTCAAAGTTTAGGAACACCAATGACTGATGAACAATATGCAGAACATTGGGGCATTGAAAGTGAAAAACATAACAGGCTAAGTGATTATAGCTGGATGGCAGGTTTCATTCCCGATAATGCAATGATATTAGACGTAGGTTGTGGCAATGGGTTAGGATGCATTGCAATGCTAAAAAAAGGTTGTTCTATTGTAGCTATCGAGGCTAATGAATTTTTAGCACAACAAGCAATAGATAATGTAAGAAATGCAGGATTCAGCACTAAATTAATTAATCTGGACGGTAATTCCCCACAAGAAATAGAAAGCGAAATCAACTTCCATATATTGGTTGGTAGTTTATTCTCAGAGGACTCAGATAATGTTGCTAAGTCATTTAGTTTTGACTATGTGACAAATTGGCTGTTTGGAGCATCACCATATAGGGCAGCAGAGGAGATGAAACAAAAAGTTGAAGAGTTAGATGTAGCATACGCATCGCAATACAGAGAAAGAGCGACAGTCGCATGTCAAAAGCTTTCTAAATTAAGCCAAAACAAAGATTGTAAACTAAATTACACGCTGAGAAGTTATTATGAGAAAGGCACACCAAAAGAAATTGTTATAAGCACGTTTGCAGAAGAGCAGAATACAACTGTATTTAACAGTAATATAGTTAACTCTGAAAACGTAAGAATCAGAAAAAACGAAGCAATCAACTTACCAAATTCATCCCAAATGAAATATATATCATCTGCACCGGGGGTTAGCGTGCCACGCCATATAAAACCAATAATTATATCCGTAGTCGTTTAA